taaagactaaaaACTCATTTGGCCATTTAGGGAAAACTTTAAACCCCTATTAATTATatacaatgatttttttttttgtcaaatcgAACGTGttaagtataaaattaatatgatgCTAGCTACCATTCCTAAATTTCATGAAACGGAATGCATTCTAGTTATCGCTACTTGTTTCGTAGGTGCGTAGAGAAACTAAGTTTCTAGCATTgtagtttttttcttaaaatcttgaatactaaaaaatgtGCTAACGTGTGTTAAGCCAAACTTCATAAAAATTCGCAGCATAAATTTGAGTCAAAGTGGAGGGAGGGTTGGTGAAAAGAATTAACCTACAAATGAGATAATGTTGGTAAAATCATAAGCCATAACATGATTTGCAATGATGCTTAAAACCATGTGGTGGTGCCGGTGCGGTCCTTTTAATTAATGCAAGTGTCTACCATTACCAACAACTAATCACTCTACCACGATTAATTAGCCACCAAATCTGAAAACTTCAAATAACCAAATCATTATGTCAATGATTCTCCTTCTTTAGTTTATTAGATGAATTATGTTTTGTAGgttaaaacacaattaaaattgtatacTTATTTAAATTACACAATACCTTGAACGAACCAAATTATTAAACTATAGACATGTTATTTTAAACCATATATGgtttagaatatatatttttaattttcaattcagtttaaattatttttttctttggtcaagttcaaatttatataaatttatataaatagtaagaatttataataatatattggcTAAATATGTTGTACATTTTTAGgcttaattaagtttcaatttttttttatatatttgagtattttcaattatattttttaattgaatcatgTCGTTTAACTTTTTCATTAATTGTGTTTGTTCAAGCGTTATTTTATcatgttattttacttatttatttgtcttcatttattaagaaatgaaagattttatgattttattgttttcattaaaaacgTGTTGGATAAACACGAGACTGTCATcgacaattatatttataatggtGACATGATAGTTTATCAGTCATTGTAGGTGATAACATGAAAGTCATCGAAAGACATGTCTACCTATATCAATAACGAccaaaatgaagattttttgaTTGTTGTAGGTAATGACATGAAAGTCATAAAAAAACATGGCGACCTCAATATCCAATATATTTCCAATCAAAGTTATTATACAACAACCACAAAATCTCACATTTTATGACACgaaaaaacaagtaaataagATGGTCAAACAAAGTTAATAAAAGAATGACATGAGAGGAAGtgtcttgaaaaataaaaattgaaagtagtcaataaacaaaacacatttaataaaatcttaattgaaaatatataaatctataaAGAACCtgatacttaattaattgtactTACTTTTGATCTCACCTAATGCAAAGAAAACACAGGAAGTGATTAAATAGTGTAAGACGATGAAAACCATGCACTTGATTAGATGCATTTACGTTGGATTTGGAgagattaaaagaaataaaagtgagtatttgaaatttatgaggTTGCGAAGGTAGCTCCTGTTTATATGATGGTAGTTAGTTATATAGTATGTTAGGGGACAGCTATTCTAGCTTTGGAAGTTCACCAAATCTGAAATTGCTTCTATTTTGAGTGAAGGAATCCTAAGTCACCAATCCATGGATTAAGTAGAAGAATGGGACACTATCACTTTTATTTCTTTGCCTCTTACTCCAAAACAAAGTAGAAAGCGACCACTATAATCAAACACAAAAACCACATTCACAACACAACTACCTTCCAACTAAAACCatacaaaatgaaaaatcttTCAGGTGAAAACCCACACGTAAGCTAAATCACTAAAATTTCTAATTAAGCTCCCTAATCACACTTTAATCACGGTATTTAATATCTCCAACACACGAACCTACGAGGGTGTGCTTGTTCTGTcccagaaaaggaaaaaaaaaatggaatatgTTTATTAGGGATATAGGAGAGGTCATTGACTTATAAAAAAATCCATTAATTTGGTTAGGTGATGTCATAGAGAGATGTTGAATTTTTAGTCACATGATGTGTGATCCATCCTTGGATACTTTAATGattgttaaataataaataatgaaccACCTTCTTCCATCAATTTTCCTCGGCTTTTGTCagttttgtgtttgtttttattttctttattcatcTAAGTAAAGAACATggcagaaaaaaattattaaaaacaaatttaaaagtcGTTAAAAAACATAAACCGGTGAAAAAGTGAAACGATCGAATCTAAGTATCCTTGGAAATTGAGCTGGGGTTCTGGAATGGTTGTAGTTTTGCTTTTATGATTTTGCCATAAAATACAACACTTTGAAAAAGcctataaatgaatataatgatGTAGACCTTCTATTAAAGTCAAATTTTGGGTACCTTTATCTCTTCAACTATATTGCTTGCAAGTGAAACAAAGTATATCGTAGTAGTGATGATATATGTATCAAATATAGCAATAGATCTAAAGGGTATTCGTAACAGTTGCAGGGTTGTGACCAAATGGTCCCCAAAAAAGAGAATCACGTGCATAGATGCATTAAAGTTACTATATATCAGAAAAGCAAACCAAAGTTTCACATTATAGTGTTATATCTAATTCAAACCCAATACGACCGTAGAAACCTTAAGTGTGACTAGTTTTCTAACTCCtagtttcaaaacaaaaataaataaaaaagatatttgtgagaaaggaaaaacaaagtGTTGCTAATTCAAACAAGTTAcgtatcaacaaaatcaaattgtattaaaaaatatcattgaacTTGTCTCTTCAACCGAATAAGTCTTTTGTTAAATTGGAAATGTGTTTGGCGAGGCTATTTAAATTCTTTCTAGTCATTTAATCGAGTAatcaaagtttatttaaataaattagactttttttttttgttttagcaACGGTTGTTGAAATACCACAtcaatatggcttttaaaaattgttgtttgctcaattttcattatcttatCATCACGACCCTTCTTTTATACACTTTTATCCCATAATTTAACAATTAGCTTTGccaaatgtttttaatttggttCATCAGTTTTAAGCTTTCAACTTTGACCCAactaactttttaatttttaactaactTATTCCCTACTTTTGTCAAATACACCCTCAATTAGCAAAATCAATTTGTTTGACTCAAAAGAGCTATGGACCAAACTGAAATATCTATATTTGTAAGCTCTTTTGTGCGATTTtcttaacatttaattttttaaccaaattctCAAATTATAAGTTATGTTACCCAAAACAAATTAgatacaattattaaaaaagaagtCTTTTATCAATAGTTTAACATTGGATTATAATTCTGcttataaaaattttgtgtaACTAATATTAAATTAGTCTATATTAGTATACAATATGATATATTCTACAACACAATTACATCAAATTTTACAACAATACAACATATTAATTGAAGGGCAATTTTAGCTATatactatgattttttttagtcaaccTTTGTTATATATTCCATAATCAAGAGAAAGACATTTACTtcttaatattgaaaaaaaaaattttttgtcatttgacgactatttgattattattattataaagataaaataattttaataaaagttaatttttatatttttagaagaaatagTCAGTGAATAAGAACGAAGAATACTGACAAatggtaataaataaaaagaaaaagtgtgaTGTCAAatggtaataaataaaaaaaaagtgtgatgTCAAAATATCGGTATATTATCGAAAAGTATAGTGATAGAAAAAAGATGGTTATATGAATCATTTATTAAGTAGTGAGATGATGACACATATGTTTATGAGTTGAAGAAGTGTAATAAGTCTGTACAAGTATCTTTATCCTTGAAGAATTGGTATAAGATCCGATGCATTGTATTATAAAACTCTGAACGTTCACTCTTTGTGGGACACAAACCCAGATGGTAAGAGAAACACATTCCCAAAAGTGCTTCCAAAGAAGCCAAAGAGAAATCATTAAATGAAAAGGAAGAGATTGTGATTTCATGATTATATTCCCACCATTGGATCTCTCTATAAACATCTCCTTAACCCCTTCTTTCTTATCCCTTCTTTCTTCACTGTTTTCTTCACTTCATGCACTTCAAAAGGAGAATGTCAAATCCAGAGTTCCTCACCAATGATGGCAAAGAGAGCGATTTCCAGATTCTGAAGAGACCCATGTTGGAGTTCCAAACTGAGAACATCGAAACCAGTTCTTCTTCCAAACCTAGGTATTCACGAAGCATCCAAGATAGAgatgaagagaaagaagaaaatcaaCAGATCTGTAGAGTAACAGTTCGCAGACAAGATGATTCAGCATCATCATCAGAAGAAAAACTgaaagaggaggaagatgaagaaaacGATGGTTTCAAAACTCCAACTTCTTTGGACCACAAGATTTCGGTGCCCTCTCAGTGCCCACCTGCACCGAGAAAAACCAAACCATCTCTGAAAAGAAAAGCATCTTGTTTCAACCACTGCAGACACCCACTTGATCTGTCAAAAGAGGTGTTCGAATTATTGTTCCCAACACAACAAAGCACCAAGAAAGTTCGAAGACAGGATCACCAATGATGCAATAATTTTGGTGCAGAACCCACATGCACTACACAGTTTTTAGGATCGATCAATCTCTTAAATTGGTTTATTATGTATCTCAAAACTTTAGTTTCTAACTCGAAGCCAAGAATACCCGGAATACAGTTTCCATGTGCATAGTTCATAGCAGGTGCAAAATTTTGGTCAGCATCGTCGATTTTCATTCTGGTATGGTCAATTGATTTGTCTTGGAGCTTTTGTCTGTTCCTGTTGAGATCTCATAATTAGTGTATACATATATTCTAAGAGCGATTTGTTAAGGTGTAAGCCGAAAAGATAAAGGGATTTGAAAAGATTAATGTGAAGTTTGTTGTAGAATTTCTAACTTTACCACTGTTCCGACCAGTTTTTTACTTTTGTTCCAGTTAAGTTGTTGGTGCTGCATGTTTATGCATCAGCCATGTTGTAAAGGAAGAGAATTGATTCTGATAAGGtttattttgaacacaaaaaacaaatcaaGATTCATCTTATGATTAGTTAAAGTGTTGAGTTTGGTTATCGTTTTCTTTCTGAGATTCTTCCTTCTGGATTACACTTGGAGAATAAGGTTTCTTCGGATTCCATAAAGATAGGGTAGCAGACACAGTTTCTATTGCTGGAAACATGAATAATTATGTTCTTGCACTGGCATGCAGTGACTTTGATtctacatataaattattatataattgctttcttttattttttgcttttcATCGATAACAAAACATTTCAAAAGTATCTTGTTAACCATCTTCCAAACAAACTAAACCTACTAATAGAATTATTAATAATTGGTCAATTGAAGggtcattaaaaataaaacatttaggGATTGAAGTTTATCAATTAGTGatggttttttttctttttcaataagCTAGGTTAAAAAGTGGAGAAAATGTGAGGAGTGGAGGTTTAAGAGGAGAGTTTTTAACCTAATTGCAATGGGTGGAtctaagaaaataagaaaaaatagtgGTTGGGTTTGATTGAATCTGTAGCCATGTACCAACTAAATCAATTAAACTACTTTAAGACAAACCTAACCAATTTATTACCATGATCTTCCTCAAATTCATAACAAATCAAACACAATAATAACCAATCTCTGGTATTAGGTTGAGAATTATCTTCACTGTCTTCACCTGTTGAGCTTTGTAGCTAAAATCTAATATTCCTTCAACAACACTTGTACCAACACCAAATAGTGTAAACACATGCATTTCAGattcaacttttctttttattcatatttgaaaatcaataattgtgtaaatgaaattattcttttatgaaatggTCAATTCCAAGCAGCTCAGGTATTAGATTAACTTAAGTGTGAACACTAATTGTTTTTTTGCAAGTCAAATTGGCTAatcttttttaagaaaacaaaactcatttttctttcttaacacaaaaattggatattttgtttgaaattataTAGTATTCATGAAAGTAATGCTAAGCTTTTATGAATATATCCACGTTGCAATGATTCAAAGATCTTCATGCTTGCATGTCTTGAATATGCACTTTTGCACGTTATAAAGATAAACTACGGCCACATCATGACATCTGGCACCACATAACTGCATGAATATTAGGACTTTTAGAagaggaaaatattaaaaaaataataaatttaattgttttataagtttgaattaatttatgaacaaattaaaaagaatttttttagaaattatatgAGAGTGCTCTATAAACGAATTTGTACGTAAACAAATTTTAACgtgtacaaaatattttctaattttattcttcTCTTCTAAAGAtcattaattacaaaaaaataaaaaattccacACTTACACTTATTAGAATATACTGTGAGTTACAGCCACGACAGCCTTATGCTTATAAAGAAACATAGGAAGAAGGAAATTGCTTTTTACaattctatgtttttttttttcctgcatCTCTATATTAAAATTGTCTAAAATGTCC
This region of Vigna unguiculata cultivar IT97K-499-35 chromosome 5, ASM411807v1, whole genome shotgun sequence genomic DNA includes:
- the LOC114185826 gene encoding cyclin-dependent protein kinase inhibitor SMR3-like, whose protein sequence is MHFKRRMSNPEFLTNDGKESDFQILKRPMLEFQTENIETSSSSKPRYSRSIQDRDEEKEENQQICRVTVRRQDDSASSSEEKLKEEEDEENDGFKTPTSLDHKISVPSQCPPAPRKTKPSLKRKASCFNHCRHPLDLSKEVFELLFPTQQSTKKVRRQDHQ